Proteins encoded together in one Marinithermus hydrothermalis DSM 14884 window:
- a CDS encoding DAK2 domain-containing protein — protein MDKLGAERLAAAIRYAVDWFAVYVEEVNALNVYPVPDGDTGTNMHLTLQAVRRELDLADTRRMPEVARALSYGSLLGARGNSGVILSQILKGYAEAVRGASAVTPRTLVALLEAGAEAAYRAVMKPVEGTILTVARAAAEGGRAALEQGAKTLAEVLNGALAKGGEALQKTPELLPVLKQAGVVDAGGQGYLHFLEGILGYLEDRALPEPPKVERYAQEVFEEEEYGYCTEFLMEGVEVPIEKIREVVAPFGDSLLVVGAEGFVKGHIHTNEPDALLAAVARYGKMRRTKVEDMSEQHSEILAMVGAADEAPPPSGLVAVAAGYGIVKAFRAFGARVVAGGQTQNPSVQDILDAVRSLPNPEVIVLPNNKNVILAAEKAAELAQKEHGKQVHVLPTRTLGQGIAAAVLFDPNTPADGLLEAMREAAAQVVTLEITRASRNANLEAVGEIQEGQVIGLRDGQLAVVTETPAEGLKALFRLAVTPEAAFEIATIFHNAQTDPETARAVVAELEALYPDLEFELHAGGPDLYDYVVTLE, from the coding sequence GTGGATAAGCTGGGGGCGGAGCGGCTGGCCGCCGCGATCCGGTACGCCGTGGACTGGTTCGCGGTCTACGTGGAGGAGGTCAACGCCCTGAACGTCTACCCGGTGCCGGACGGGGACACCGGCACGAACATGCACCTCACCCTCCAGGCGGTGCGCCGGGAGCTGGACCTAGCCGACACCCGCCGGATGCCCGAGGTGGCTCGCGCCTTGAGTTACGGTAGTTTGCTCGGCGCGCGGGGCAACTCTGGCGTGATCCTCTCCCAGATCCTCAAAGGGTACGCGGAGGCCGTGCGCGGCGCGTCCGCGGTCACGCCCCGCACCCTGGTCGCGTTGCTCGAGGCCGGCGCGGAGGCGGCGTACCGCGCGGTCATGAAGCCGGTGGAGGGCACGATCCTGACCGTGGCGCGCGCCGCGGCCGAGGGGGGGCGCGCGGCGCTGGAGCAGGGCGCGAAGACCCTCGCGGAGGTCCTAAACGGAGCGCTCGCCAAGGGAGGCGAGGCCCTCCAAAAAACCCCGGAGCTCCTCCCGGTCTTGAAGCAGGCCGGCGTGGTGGACGCGGGCGGGCAGGGGTACCTCCACTTCCTGGAGGGGATCCTGGGGTACCTCGAGGACCGCGCCTTACCCGAGCCGCCCAAGGTCGAGCGGTACGCGCAGGAGGTCTTCGAGGAGGAGGAGTACGGGTACTGCACCGAGTTCCTCATGGAGGGGGTGGAGGTCCCCATCGAAAAGATCCGCGAGGTGGTCGCGCCCTTTGGGGACTCGCTGCTCGTGGTGGGCGCCGAGGGGTTCGTGAAGGGCCACATCCACACGAACGAGCCCGACGCGCTGCTCGCCGCGGTGGCCCGGTACGGGAAGATGCGGCGCACCAAGGTGGAGGACATGTCCGAGCAGCACTCGGAGATCCTGGCGATGGTGGGCGCGGCGGACGAAGCCCCCCCGCCCTCGGGGCTGGTCGCGGTCGCCGCCGGATACGGGATCGTAAAGGCCTTCCGCGCCTTCGGCGCGCGGGTCGTGGCCGGCGGGCAGACGCAAAACCCCAGCGTGCAGGACATCCTCGACGCGGTGCGGAGCCTCCCGAACCCCGAGGTGATCGTGCTGCCCAACAACAAGAACGTGATCCTCGCCGCCGAGAAGGCCGCGGAACTCGCCCAGAAAGAGCACGGCAAGCAGGTGCACGTCCTGCCCACGCGCACCCTCGGCCAGGGGATCGCCGCGGCGGTCCTCTTCGACCCGAACACCCCCGCAGACGGGCTCCTCGAGGCGATGCGGGAAGCGGCGGCGCAGGTGGTGACCCTCGAGATCACCCGCGCGAGCCGCAACGCGAACCTCGAGGCGGTGGGCGAGATCCAGGAGGGCCAGGTGATCGGGTTGCGGGACGGCCAGCTGGCCGTGGTGACCGAAACTCCCGCGGAGGGCTTGAAGGCTTTGTTCCGCCTCGCGGTGACCCCCGAGGCGGCCTTCGAGATCGCGACCATCTTCCACAACGCCCAGACCGACCCCGAAACGGCCCGCGCCGTGGTGGCGGAGCTCGAGGCGCTGTACCCGGACCTGGAGT